DNA from Syntrophales bacterium:
TCACCGCTGAGATACGGTCAATGGCTTCCCGACACCTCTCCGCCGGGTTGGCCATATTGGAACCGATTCCCACAAAACTGATAACTCCGGATACCATTGATACTGTTCAAGACTTATGACTTATGACTTATGACTTATGACTTACGACTTACGACTATCCTTAAGCCCCAGGACATCTTGCATATCATAGAGACCGTTTTTCTGGTCTACGATCCACTTTGCCGCCCGCATGGCGCCTCTGGCAAAGTTATCCCGGCTGTGGGCACGATGAACGAATTCAAGTCTCTCACCAACACCGCCGAACATAACGGTGTGCTCTCCCACGATGTCACCAGCCCTCAATGTCTGGATACCTATCTCGGCCTTCGTCCTTTCACCGATAATGCCCTTCCTACCGTAAACACCAACTTCTGCCAGGTCCCTCCCTAAGGTTCCTGCGACGATCTGGGCCATCCTGATGGCTGTGCCACTCGGTGCATCTCTTTTTAAACGGTGATGGGCCTCTGTAATCTCCACATCGTAATCGTCCCCGAGGATTCCGGCCACATATTCGAGGGCCTTAAACATCACATTGACGCCTACACTCATATTGGGTGACAGGACACACCGGGTGTTGACCGCCAGCGTCCTGACCCTTTCCATCTCCTCCGCGGTAAACCCGGTACTACCGATCACGATGGCGCGCTGCCTTTCCACAGCGATCTCAAGGTGGCGAAGAGATGCCTCATGGCTGGTAAAATCAATGACCACATCACCCTTGTCAATACATGTCTTAAGGTGATCATCCACGATGACATCCATTTTGCCACATCCGAGGCTCTCACCCACATCCCTGCCGATGACGGCATGCCCCTTTTGTTCCACTGCACCTACTAAATCTATATCCCCGGCGCCGGAGATCAGGCTGATAATTCTGCCTCCCATCCTCCCGCCAACCCCGGTAACGATCGCTTTTACCATGGAAATACCCTTATTTTTAAAATTCAGGCAAACATTGGGCCCTTAAGCCCTCTTCAGATAAGCCCATAATTCAGCATGGCCTTTCTTAGCTTTTCGTAGTTGGCATCTGACATTCTGCACAGGGGAAGCCTCACGTCGTATTCGATCTTCCCCATCATGGCCAGAGCGGCCTTGACAGGAACAGGATTGGTTTCCATAAAGAGGGCACCGACCAGTGAAGCCAACTTATAGTGTAATTCCCTTGCCCTTTTGAGATCCCCGTTTTCGGAGGCGTCAACCATCGCGGCCACATCGGCAGGTGCCACGTTGGAGACGACAGAGATCACCCCCTTGCCGCCGAGCGCCAGGATCGGCAGAGTGATAATATCATCCCCCGAGAGGAGATCAAAATCATCTCCACAGAGATTGATCACCTCACCAATCTGTGTCAGGGAACCGGATGCCTCCTTGATACCCACGATATTGTCTATTTTAGAGAGCCTTGCCACCGTCTCCGGCAGGAGATTGACCCCCGTTCTGCCGGGGATATTGTACAGGATAATCGGGAGCAGTATATTCTCCGCGATGGTCTTGTAATGCTGATACAACCCTTCCTGCGTGGGTCTGTTGTAATAGGGACAAACCAGCAATGCACCATCGGCGCCTGCCTTATAGGCGTGTCTGGTCAGCCGCAATGCCTCCTCGGTGCTGTTGGAACCGGTACCGGCAATCACCGGTACCCTCTTTTTCACGGCGTCTATCGTAATCTCAATCACCCTGTCATGCTCTTCATAGGACAGGGTGCTGGACTCACCGGTAGTTCCACAGGGAACAATTCCATCGGTTCCATTTGCGATCTGAAACTCGATCAGTTCCCTCAACGCCCCTTCATCAACCTTTCCCTCCTTAAAAGGGGTAACAATCGCCACGATGGCTCCTTTAAACATAAATCCCCCTTTTTTCATCTAAGGTCCCCAGCATAAAACAAATTTTTGCGAAACATTGGGTGAGCGATAGCGATTTTATGTTGTGTTATAAGCCGTTTCGCCATTTCTATCATCCTTTTTTAAGCAAATTCAAACAACTTGGGAGCATTAAACTCTAAAGAGAATTTTTTAATTCGCTTTTCCGCCAACTTTACATACCCTTCATTTACGTCATATCCCACAAAGTGGCGCTTTGTTTTTACTGATGCGATTGCAGCCTGTCCGCTACCTATAAATGGATCTAAGACTACTTCCCCCTCAAAAGTATAAAGTTGAATTAGTCTATAAGGCAATTCTACCGGGAACGGTGCTGGGTGCCCCACTTTTGTTGCTGGCTCTGCAGCAAATGTCCAGACACTTTTGGTGAATCCAAGAAACTCCTCCTTGGAAATTGTGCTTTTCCTCCCCGGATTTCCTCTTGTAAACATACCTTTAGAAAAGACTAAAATATATTCGTGGATATCTCTCAAGGTTGGATTTTTAGCGGAAAGCCAGCTACCCCAAGCGGTTGAAGGACTGCCACTGGAGGCTTTATTCCAGATAATTTCACCGCGCATTAAGAACTCCAACTCCA
Protein-coding regions in this window:
- the dapB gene encoding 4-hydroxy-tetrahydrodipicolinate reductase, producing MVKAIVTGVGGRMGGRIISLISGAGDIDLVGAVEQKGHAVIGRDVGESLGCGKMDVIVDDHLKTCIDKGDVVIDFTSHEASLRHLEIAVERQRAIVIGSTGFTAEEMERVRTLAVNTRCVLSPNMSVGVNVMFKALEYVAGILGDDYDVEITEAHHRLKRDAPSGTAIRMAQIVAGTLGRDLAEVGVYGRKGIIGERTKAEIGIQTLRAGDIVGEHTVMFGGVGERLEFVHRAHSRDNFARGAMRAAKWIVDQKNGLYDMQDVLGLKDSRKS
- a CDS encoding site-specific DNA-methyltransferase, whose amino-acid sequence is MKPIQRRNGTKTSAFGSPGRINHDSTSFYTSRLYEGLPKEETVEYIENSIPPEFLNKIFCKTSENMEELPDNSVHLMVTSPPYNVGKEYDENLTLNEYRGFLKRVWSEVKRVLVPGGRACINIANLGRKPYIPLHAFIVEDMLELEFLMRGEIIWNKASSGSPSTAWGSWLSAKNPTLRDIHEYILVFSKGMFTRGNPGRKSTISKEEFLGFTKSVWTFAAEPATKVGHPAPFPVELPYRLIQLYTFEGEVVLDPFIGSGQAAIASVKTKRHFVGYDVNEGYVKLAEKRIKKFSLEFNAPKLFEFA
- the dapA gene encoding 4-hydroxy-tetrahydrodipicolinate synthase: MFKGAIVAIVTPFKEGKVDEGALRELIEFQIANGTDGIVPCGTTGESSTLSYEEHDRVIEITIDAVKKRVPVIAGTGSNSTEEALRLTRHAYKAGADGALLVCPYYNRPTQEGLYQHYKTIAENILLPIILYNIPGRTGVNLLPETVARLSKIDNIVGIKEASGSLTQIGEVINLCGDDFDLLSGDDIITLPILALGGKGVISVVSNVAPADVAAMVDASENGDLKRARELHYKLASLVGALFMETNPVPVKAALAMMGKIEYDVRLPLCRMSDANYEKLRKAMLNYGLI